A genomic window from Brevibacillus agri includes:
- a CDS encoding IclR family transcriptional regulator codes for MDEQKANVRSVERALDILLCFTDATDLGLSEISSRLSLHKSTVHRLLATLENKGFLIRDVQTEKYRLGFRIWELSANLTHNDDPATLLLPEMERLRDLVEETISLYVRDGNERIRIQAVQSRQPIRRVAPIGARMPLAVGASSKVLVAYDEPHVLEQVLNDPDWPEYVNREAYVEQLDQIKRLGFATSVEERELGTAAVAVPIFNRNGQLVASIAASGPSNRLTPEKMSEYAPYIMEAAYRMGKMMK; via the coding sequence ATGGATGAACAAAAAGCAAACGTTCGTTCCGTCGAGCGTGCTTTGGATATCCTGCTCTGTTTTACGGACGCCACAGACCTTGGGCTAAGTGAGATATCGAGTCGGCTTTCCTTGCATAAAAGCACGGTGCATCGTTTGCTGGCGACGTTGGAAAACAAGGGCTTTCTCATCCGTGATGTCCAGACGGAAAAATATCGGTTAGGCTTTCGCATCTGGGAGCTTTCCGCCAACCTGACGCATAACGACGATCCCGCCACACTGCTTTTGCCCGAGATGGAGAGGCTGCGGGATTTGGTAGAGGAAACGATCAGCCTGTACGTGCGCGATGGAAACGAGCGAATACGCATTCAGGCTGTGCAGAGTCGGCAGCCGATTCGCAGGGTCGCGCCGATCGGGGCGCGCATGCCGCTGGCCGTCGGGGCGTCCAGCAAGGTGTTGGTCGCCTATGACGAGCCGCATGTGCTGGAACAAGTTCTGAACGATCCCGACTGGCCGGAATACGTCAATCGGGAGGCGTATGTCGAGCAGCTCGACCAGATCAAAAGACTTGGCTTTGCAACCAGCGTGGAGGAGCGCGAGCTGGGGACAGCGGCCGTAGCGGTGCCGATCTTCAACCGCAACGGACAACTGGTGGCGTCAATCGCTGCATCTGGCCCATCCAACCGGCTCACCCCGGAAAAAATGAGCGAGTACGCTCCCTACATCATGGAAGCAGCTTATCGCATGGGAAAAATGATGAAATAA
- a CDS encoding TetR/AcrR family transcriptional regulator, which translates to MTETISLREKKKAKTKLALLEAALALIDEGTFRSVLVDDICERAEVSKVTFFKFFPQKEEMLIYFMSIWQARCFCELSANGKRGFAAVRHIFSMVAEESEKYPGIMLSLISFLAEQKMHPCVPTLSAAELALLFPDVSDRAPFSDADLHQIFVRCVREAREDGELADDVSEEEAVVLLFSMFYGAYLTAHLFRSDDFMACYELHLKSLTR; encoded by the coding sequence ATGACGGAAACGATTTCGCTGCGAGAAAAGAAAAAAGCAAAAACGAAGCTCGCCTTACTGGAGGCAGCACTGGCCCTGATCGACGAAGGAACATTTCGCAGCGTGCTCGTCGACGATATTTGCGAGCGGGCAGAAGTATCCAAGGTGACGTTTTTCAAGTTTTTTCCGCAAAAAGAGGAGATGCTCATCTATTTCATGAGCATCTGGCAGGCGCGCTGCTTCTGCGAGCTGTCAGCCAACGGGAAGCGGGGCTTTGCTGCTGTGCGCCACATCTTTTCCATGGTGGCGGAGGAAAGCGAGAAGTATCCGGGGATTATGCTCAGCCTGATTAGCTTTCTCGCCGAGCAAAAAATGCATCCGTGCGTCCCGACGCTGTCAGCGGCGGAGCTGGCCTTGCTGTTCCCCGATGTCAGCGACAGGGCGCCCTTCAGCGATGCGGACTTGCACCAGATTTTTGTGCGCTGTGTGCGGGAAGCGCGCGAAGACGGGGAACTCGCCGACGATGTCAGCGAGGAGGAGGCTGTCGTGCTGCTGTTCTCCATGTTTTACGGGGCGTATTTGACGGCGCACTTGTTCCGGTCGGACGATTTCATGGCTTGCTATGAGCTTCATCTCAAATCTTTGACAAGGTAG
- a CDS encoding DUF4188 domain-containing protein — protein MAKIVPGRYTAKMEGSYVVFIIGMRINQLLAVHKWLPVARAMGGMVEELYQNPELGFLGSRSSMSLCTITQIQYWRSFEHLEKYARHAPLHLKAWKKFNQAVGADGSVGIYHETYLVEAGHYECVYVNMPVFGLGEVGELVPATGKRESARQRINKG, from the coding sequence ATGGCGAAAATTGTGCCTGGACGGTACACGGCAAAAATGGAAGGGTCATACGTAGTGTTCATCATCGGCATGCGGATCAACCAACTGCTGGCGGTTCACAAATGGCTTCCGGTTGCGCGGGCGATGGGCGGAATGGTGGAGGAGCTGTATCAAAATCCCGAGCTTGGCTTTTTGGGCAGTCGCTCCAGCATGAGCCTGTGCACGATCACCCAGATTCAATATTGGCGTTCGTTTGAGCATTTGGAAAAATATGCGCGGCACGCCCCACTGCACCTGAAGGCGTGGAAAAAGTTCAATCAGGCAGTGGGCGCAGACGGCTCGGTCGGAATTTACCATGAGACGTACTTGGTAGAAGCGGGCCATTACGAATGTGTGTATGTCAATATGCCTGTTTTCGGCCTGGGAGAAGTGGGCGAGCTCGTTCCCGCCACAGGCAAACGCGAATCGGCCAGACAGCGGATCAACAAAGGCTAG
- a CDS encoding alkaline phosphatase family protein, with protein MKSRWTSAILWLLVLSLPLIGCKAGERLQIQEKIPAPLSSEQEQTQGPKPVVLILIDSLMDKPLQEAIRQGRAPALAFLREKGHYFPHVVSSFPTMSVTIDSTLLTGTYADQHHVPGLSWYNEQEKRMVYYGYGPKEAMKIDQPQVLLDAIWQLNQSQLNPQTNTIHDVLADQGKDSASINAIVWRGKTEHALKIPHLIEIAAQLPEELNVTGPKLLSYAAFAQLDPNQKRHTRIWRKYGMNDEFSAQETAFLIAHDRLPPLTITYLPENDMEVHRKGPLTLEGIENADKALQTVLDAFGSWDKAVEEVRWIVMGDSAQSAVQDDRQAATIDLRSLLASYRISSISRPPQATDQIVIAANERMAYVYALDPQLSLSAVAAQLQREPRMDVIARKEGQSIVVTAGGSSKQMTYKPGGPVKDEYGQTWTISGDTSVLDMTVSKKRLTYGKYPDALARLHGAMNSHPGRYVIATVQPGYELITESSPTHIGGAAHGSLHAADSLVPLLVTGTDSRPKSLRIVDLKEWLLRLVNETD; from the coding sequence ATGAAGTCGAGATGGACATCCGCCATCCTTTGGTTGCTTGTGCTCAGCTTGCCACTCATTGGCTGCAAGGCTGGCGAAAGATTGCAAATCCAGGAGAAGATCCCCGCTCCGCTGTCTTCCGAACAAGAACAAACGCAAGGGCCAAAACCCGTTGTGCTCATCCTCATTGATTCGTTGATGGACAAGCCGCTGCAGGAGGCGATTCGCCAGGGGCGCGCTCCTGCCTTGGCCTTTTTGCGGGAAAAAGGGCACTACTTCCCCCATGTCGTCAGCTCGTTTCCGACGATGTCCGTGACGATCGACAGCACGTTGCTGACCGGGACCTACGCCGATCAGCATCACGTGCCGGGTCTGTCCTGGTACAACGAACAAGAAAAGCGGATGGTTTACTACGGTTACGGCCCAAAGGAAGCGATGAAGATTGACCAGCCGCAGGTGCTGCTGGACGCGATTTGGCAGTTGAACCAGAGTCAGTTGAATCCGCAGACAAACACGATCCACGATGTGCTGGCCGACCAAGGCAAAGATTCGGCTTCCATCAATGCGATTGTGTGGCGGGGCAAGACCGAACATGCCTTAAAAATCCCGCATCTGATCGAGATTGCCGCGCAACTGCCGGAAGAGCTGAACGTAACCGGGCCGAAGCTGCTGTCTTACGCCGCCTTTGCCCAGCTCGATCCGAACCAGAAGCGCCATACGCGCATCTGGCGCAAATACGGCATGAACGACGAGTTTTCCGCCCAGGAAACTGCTTTTTTGATCGCGCATGACAGGCTGCCGCCGCTCACGATCACGTACTTGCCGGAAAATGACATGGAGGTCCACCGCAAAGGCCCGCTGACGCTGGAAGGGATTGAAAATGCCGACAAGGCGCTGCAAACCGTGCTCGACGCCTTTGGCTCGTGGGACAAGGCCGTCGAGGAGGTGCGCTGGATCGTCATGGGAGACAGTGCCCAAAGCGCGGTGCAGGATGATCGGCAAGCGGCGACGATTGATTTGCGCAGCTTGCTCGCCTCGTACCGGATTTCCTCGATCAGCCGGCCGCCGCAAGCAACCGACCAGATCGTGATCGCCGCCAACGAGCGGATGGCGTACGTCTACGCGCTCGATCCGCAGCTTTCGCTCTCTGCCGTCGCGGCACAGTTGCAGCGCGAACCGCGGATGGACGTGATCGCGCGAAAAGAAGGACAGTCAATCGTCGTCACGGCAGGAGGCAGCAGCAAGCAGATGACGTACAAGCCGGGCGGTCCCGTCAAGGACGAGTACGGGCAGACGTGGACGATCAGCGGAGACACAAGCGTATTGGACATGACCGTGAGCAAAAAGCGGCTCACGTACGGGAAGTATCCCGATGCGTTGGCCCGGCTGCACGGAGCCATGAACTCCCACCCCGGAAGATACGTCATCGCCACCGTGCAGCCCGGCTACGAGCTGATTACGGAAAGCTCCCCGACCCATATCGGCGGCGCTGCCCACGGCTCGCTGCATGCAGCCGACTCGCTCGTCCCGCTGCTCGTCACCGGAACCGATTCGCGTCCGAAATCGTTGCGCATCGTCGACCTCAAGGAATGGCTGCTGCGCCTGGTCAACGAAACCGACTAG